In Tenacibaculum pacificus, a single window of DNA contains:
- the gcvT gene encoding glycine cleavage system aminomethyltransferase GcvT, whose amino-acid sequence MKNTALTHIHEALGAKLVPFAGYNMPVQYEGINIEHETVRKGVGVFDVSHMGEFFLKGENALALIQKIGTNDASKLTPGKAQYSCMPNADGGIVDDLIIYMIAENEYMLVVNASNIEKDWNWIASHNDLNVEMENRSDDWSLLAIQGPKAAEAMQSLTSVNLSTIKFYTFEITDFAGLPNVIVSATGYTGSGGFEIYVKNEDVEAVWKKVFEAGAEWGIKPIGLAARDTLRLEMGYCLYGNDIDDTTSPLEAGLGWITKFTKDFVNSEALKAQKEAGVTKKLVAFELTERGIPRHDYEIVDAEGTVIGRVTSGTMSPSLGKGIGLGYVTKENSKLDSDIFIQVRKKQLAAKVVKLPFYKG is encoded by the coding sequence ATGAAAAATACTGCATTAACACATATTCACGAAGCTTTAGGAGCAAAATTAGTTCCTTTTGCTGGTTATAACATGCCTGTACAATACGAAGGTATCAATATAGAACACGAAACTGTAAGAAAAGGAGTTGGAGTTTTTGACGTAAGTCATATGGGTGAGTTTTTCTTAAAAGGAGAAAATGCTTTGGCTTTAATTCAAAAAATTGGAACAAACGACGCTTCAAAATTAACACCTGGTAAAGCGCAATACAGCTGTATGCCAAATGCTGATGGAGGAATTGTTGATGATTTAATTATCTACATGATTGCTGAAAATGAGTATATGCTTGTTGTAAACGCATCTAACATCGAAAAAGATTGGAACTGGATTGCTAGCCATAACGACTTAAATGTTGAAATGGAAAACCGTTCTGATGACTGGTCTTTATTAGCGATTCAAGGTCCTAAGGCTGCAGAAGCTATGCAATCGTTAACTTCTGTTAACTTATCTACAATTAAATTTTACACGTTTGAAATCACTGATTTTGCTGGTTTACCAAATGTAATTGTATCGGCAACTGGTTATACTGGTTCTGGTGGATTTGAAATTTATGTAAAAAATGAAGACGTAGAAGCTGTTTGGAAAAAAGTTTTCGAAGCTGGTGCTGAATGGGGAATTAAACCAATCGGTTTAGCTGCTCGTGATACTTTACGTTTAGAAATGGGTTACTGTTTATATGGTAATGATATTGACGATACAACTTCACCATTAGAAGCTGGTTTAGGTTGGATTACTAAATTCACAAAAGACTTTGTAAATTCTGAAGCTTTAAAGGCTCAAAAAGAAGCTGGTGTTACTAAAAAATTAGTTGCTTTTGAATTAACAGAACGTGGTATTCCTCGTCATGACTATGAAATAGTTGATGCTGAAGGTACTGTAATTGGTCGTGTTACTTCTGGAACTATGAGTCCTTCTTTAGGAAAAGGAATTGGTTTAGGATACGTTACTAAAGAAAATTCAAAATTAGATTCTGATATTTTTATTCAAGTTCGTAAAAAACAATTAGCTGCAAAAGTGGTTAAATTACCTTTTTACAAAGGATAA
- a CDS encoding efflux RND transporter periplasmic adaptor subunit, whose amino-acid sequence MSKRAKIILGIIAILFAVALIWFGQKNKKNIVTYETETPFRTTIVKKTVATGKVVPLEEVEIKPQIAGIVDKILVEEGAIVKAGDLIATVRVVPNVASLNRANGAVKNAKLSFNNAKVQFDRNKKLFDKGVISRQEFENAELTYNNASLSLANAKSDMDIIKKGTTSGLGSAANTSIRATTSGMIVEIPVKKGYQVTQANDFNAGTTIARIADMTKMIFEGKVDESEVGKLVKGSNIEIAIGAIENKKFPAVLNFIAPKGTDEGGAVQFKIKADVTLDDEYFIRAGYSANADIVLVKKDSVLSIKEALLRFDKKTEEPYVEVKISDDKFEKKEVKLGTSDGINVEVLEGVTKDDEIKIWNKASKDDKK is encoded by the coding sequence AAAAGAACAAAAAAAATATTGTAACGTATGAAACAGAAACACCGTTTAGAACAACAATAGTTAAAAAAACGGTAGCAACAGGTAAAGTAGTACCTTTAGAAGAAGTTGAAATTAAACCTCAAATAGCAGGTATTGTTGATAAGATTTTAGTTGAAGAAGGAGCTATCGTAAAAGCAGGAGATTTAATAGCAACTGTTAGAGTTGTACCAAATGTAGCTTCTTTAAATAGAGCAAATGGTGCTGTGAAAAATGCAAAATTATCATTTAATAATGCAAAAGTTCAATTTGATAGAAACAAAAAACTATTTGATAAAGGAGTAATTTCTCGTCAAGAGTTTGAAAATGCTGAACTAACTTATAATAATGCCAGTTTATCATTAGCAAATGCCAAATCTGATATGGATATTATTAAAAAAGGAACAACATCAGGTTTAGGAAGTGCTGCTAATACAAGTATTAGAGCAACTACATCGGGTATGATTGTTGAAATTCCTGTTAAAAAAGGATATCAAGTTACACAAGCAAATGATTTTAACGCAGGTACTACAATTGCTCGTATTGCTGATATGACCAAAATGATTTTTGAAGGTAAAGTAGATGAATCTGAAGTAGGGAAACTAGTAAAAGGAAGTAATATTGAAATTGCAATCGGTGCTATTGAAAATAAAAAATTTCCTGCTGTTTTAAACTTTATAGCTCCAAAAGGAACTGATGAAGGAGGAGCTGTTCAATTTAAAATTAAAGCAGATGTTACTTTAGATGATGAATATTTTATTAGAGCTGGTTATAGTGCAAATGCTGATATCGTTTTAGTTAAAAAAGATTCAGTTTTATCAATAAAAGAAGCGTTGCTTAGGTTTGATAAAAAAACAGAAGAACCATATGTAGAAGTTAAAATTTCAGATGATAAATTTGAAAAAAAGGAAGTGAAATTAGGTACTTCAGATGGTATAAATGTTGAGGTTTTAGAAGGGGTAACCAAAGATGATGAAATAAAAATTTGGAACAAAGCTTCTAAAGATGATAAAAAGTAA